A stretch of Onychomys torridus chromosome 2, mOncTor1.1, whole genome shotgun sequence DNA encodes these proteins:
- the Yipf1 gene encoding protein YIPF1 yields MAAADDLQFEEFGDGATLLATTPDATTISIEDPDETSKHQARPRGSSGREEDDELLGNNDSDETELLAGQKKSSPFWTFEYYQTFFDVDTYQVFDRIKGSLLPVPGKNFVRLYVRSNPDLYGPFWICATLVFAIAISGNLSNFLIHLGEKTYHYVPEFQKVSIAATIIYAYAWLVPLALWGFLLWRNSKVMNIVSYSFLEIVCVYGYSLFIYIPTAVLWIIPQRVVRWVLVMVALGISGSVLAMTFWPAVREDNRRVALATIITIVLLHVLLSVGCLAYFFDAPEMDHLPTATATPNQTVAAAKSS; encoded by the exons ATGGCAGCTGCAGATGACTTGCAGTTTGAAG AATTTGGCGATGGGGCCACTCTGCTAGCCACAACCCCAGATGCTACCACAATAAGCATTGAGGATCCTGATGAGACTTCCAAACACCAAGCCAGACCCCGAGGAAGCTCGGGGAGAGAAGAGGATGATGAGCTGCTGGGAAACAATGACTCTGACGAGACTGAG TTACTGGCCGGCCAGAAGAAAAGCTCTCCCTTCTGGACATTTGAATACTATCAGACATTCTTTGATGTGGACACTTACCAG GTCTTTGACAGAATAAAAGGGTCTCTGCTGCCGGTTCCTGGGAAGAACTTCGTGAGGCTGTATGTCCGCAGCAACCCAGATCTCTACG GCCCTTTTTGGATATGTGCCACCTTGGTCTTTGCCATAGCAATTAGTGGGAACCTTTCCAACTTCTTAATCCATCTGGGAGAGAAGACATACCATTACGTGCCCGAATTCCAAAAAG TATCCATAGCGGCTACCATCATCTATGCCTATGCCTGGCTCGTGCCTCTGGCTCTTTGGGGCTTCCTCCTGTGGAGAAACAGCAAAGTGATGAACATCGTTTCCTACTCGTTTCTGGAGATCGTGTGTGTCTACGGCTACTCGCTCTTCATTTATATCCCCACAGCA GTGCTGTGGATCATTCCCCAGAGAGTTGTTCGTTGGGTCCTAGTCATGGTTGCCTTGGGCATCTCGGGGTCTGTGTTGGCAATGACATTTTGGCCAGCTGTTCGTGAGGATAACCGGCGCGTCGCCTTGGCCACCATTATAACGATCGTGTTGCTTCACGTGCTGCTGTCCGTGGGCTGCTTG GCTTACTTCTTTGACGCCCCAGAGATGGATCATCTCCCAACAGCTACAGCCACTCCCAACCAGACAGTCGCAGCAGCCAAATCCAGCTAA